Proteins encoded in a region of the Populus nigra chromosome 3, ddPopNigr1.1, whole genome shotgun sequence genome:
- the LOC133690285 gene encoding TSL-kinase interacting protein 1 isoform X2, whose translation MEPQVSLDSERHLHRNSSIQVGDPGVTSSTPDRVEPRQPEKRPTRQWAAWTHQEEESFFNALRQVGKNFEKITRHVQSKNKDQVRHYYYRLVRRMNKLLGPGLCLDAKNSKDTNAAMLRWWSLLAKYSCKASKLHLKPRRFKIFVEALENQLLKDRRKNVRKRSSQGENGSPTTPSIITNQNRASGHDTRTVKLVLVDSQNIQKLGGGKGSLKRNVNLGVIRNNNKGDSTAMKPARQRRKPAAYKKWEKAAIAGVSLVADAAEHLERTAPDKEFEHDQGQKGLDSVENVLPHLPASLLHYVESSAHNNMKLKLQLFPIDDGTRRALEMDKHNPHLELTLSTRKKISSVLEHLNRKWGNSIVASGELMLFPYIVNRENLVGYQRWTQDSLVSAADVYLSIGSPPVFRLRYGWFSNANFASMTLGAPSTYSCLTDGGNEKGKAMDSVSTTEPSTGDQFLEDPSRDCPTSMNSNHASTPHSAGVSSETNEFIAIGPINNLVESFDPAANISWHRTETDDRTSTQQLEDVDGLRLSNVNVLSAGEWADSLTDVSIGDLLSELPHEADFNCVEPPIVQSNQCLQQIPFSCDSFDAAIAAHISRHQSKMGFVSSVTSHTSSIWDGEETCDAFAFQRNHSLRKEVTTSAVASPQVGKQMDRTSSITSGAFLEELPDFVGPMDYPTGEDRMYLSDSQVVNNQAKNFNGLTDIYWPDSLGLLDLDIPSSKYHTEDLILSDSLGGLNHLIASSLDAFQNCSFFGLNKKDSTSTVEARETTSFSDFKIGSGI comes from the exons ATGGAGCCACAAGTCTCCTTGGACTCTGAGCGACATCTTCATCGAAACAGTTCAATTCAGGTCGGAGATCCTGGTGTAACATCATCTACTCCAGATCGTGTTGAGCCACGGCAGCCAG AGAAAAGACCAACACGGCAATGGGCTGCTTGGACACATCAAGAAGAGGAAAGTTTCTTCAATGCACTACGACAAGTTGGCAAG AACTTTGAGAAAATTACTCGCCATGTTCAAAGTAAAAACAAGGATCAG GTCAGGCATTATTACTATCGTCTTGTGAGGCGTATGAACAAATTGCTGGGCCCAGGATTGTGCCTAGATgcaaaaaactcaaaagataCAAACGCTGCAATGCTCCGATg GTGGTCATTATTGGCAAAGTATAGTTGCAAAGCTTCAAAGCTCCATCTAAAACCGCGAAGGTTTAAGATATTTGTAGAAGCACTG GAAAACCAACTCTTGAAAGATCGAAGGAAGAATGTAAGGAAACGGTCTTCACAAGGGGAAAATGGCTCTCCAACAACTCCTAGCATTATCACAAATCAGAATAGAGCATCTGGGCATGATACTCGAACTGTTAAACTTGTTCTTGTTGATagtcaaaacatacaaaaattaGGTGGTGGAAAGGGATCATTGAAGCGCAATGTTAATTTGGGGGTTATCCGTAACAACAATAAAGGAGACTCAACTGCAATGAAACCTGCAAGGCAAAGGCGGAAACCAG CTGCATACAAAAAATGGGAAAAGGCTGCAATTGCTGGGGTTTCTTTGGTTGCTGATGCTGCCGAGCATTTGGAACGGACAGCCCCTGATAAAGAGTTTGAACATGACCAAG GGCAAAAGGGTCTTGATTCTGTTGAAAACGTTCTGCCCCATTTGCCTGCTTCTTTGCTTCATTATGTTGAAAGCAGTGCACACAATAATATGAAGCTTAAGCTCCAGTTGTTCCCAATTGATGATGGTACTCGTAGAGCCTTAGAAATG GATAAGCATAATCCACACCTGGAACTCACTCTTAGTACTCGGAAAAAGATATCATCAGTACTGGAACATCTAAATCGGAAATGGGGCAATTCTATTGTTGCATCTGGAGAGCTAATGCTTTTCCCTTACATAGTTAATAGAGAAAACCTGGTGGGTTATCAGAGATGGACACAGGACTCACTTGTCAGTGCAGCCGATGTATACCTTTCAATTGGCAGCCCTCCAGTGTTTCGATTGAG GTATGGCTGGTTTTCCAACGCCAACTTTGCTTCTATGACATTGGGAGCACCTTCAACGTATAGTTGCCTTACTGATGGAGGAAATGAGAAAGGGAAGGCTATGGATTCTGTATCCACAACTGAGCCATCAACTGGTGATCAGTTTCTTGAGGATCCCAGTAGGGATTGCCCGACTTCCATGAACAGTAATCATGCTTCTACACCTCATTCTGCTGGAGTGAGCAGTGAGACAAATGAGTTTATTGCCATAGGACCCATAAATAATCTTGTTGAGTCCTTTGATCCTGCAGCAAACATATCCTGGCATAGAACGGAGACTGATGATAGGACTAGCACACAACAGTTGGAAGATGTG GATGGCTTGCGATTGAGCAATGTAAATGTGCTGTCTGCTGGGGAGTGGGCTGATAGCCTTACTGATGTTAGCATTGGAGATCTACTATCAGAGTTGCCTCATGAAGCAGATTTTAACTGTGTTGAACCACCTATTGTTCAAAGCAATCAATGCCTTCAGCAGATCCCATTCAGCTGTGATTCATTTGATGCAGCAATTGCTGCACATATCTCAAGGCATCAAAGCAAAATGGGATTTGTTTCCTCAGTGACATCCCATACATCTTCAATCTGGGATGGTGAAGAAACATGTGATGCCTTTGCTTTTCAAAGGAATCATTCTCTCCGCAAGGAAGTTACTACATCTGCTGTTGCTTCTCCACAGGTTGGCAAACAGATGGACAGGACAAGCTCAATCACATCCGGTGCCTTTCTTGAG GAGTTACCTGATTTTGTGGGTCCTATGGATTATCCTACTGGTGAAGACCGTATGTATCTGTCTGATTCGCAAGTCGTGAACAACCAAGCGAAGAATTTCAATGGGCTAACAGATATCTATTGG
- the LOC133690285 gene encoding TSL-kinase interacting protein 1 isoform X1, producing the protein MEPQVSLDSERHLHRNSSIQVGDPGVTSSTPDRVEPRQPEKRPTRQWAAWTHQEEESFFNALRQVGKNFEKITRHVQSKNKDQVRHYYYRLVRRMNKLLGPGLCLDAKNSKDTNAAMLRWWSLLAKYSCKASKLHLKPRRFKIFVEALENQLLKDRRKNVRKRSSQGENGSPTTPSIITNQNRASGHDTRTVKLVLVDSQNIQKLGGGKGSLKRNVNLGVIRNNNKGDSTAMKPARQRRKPASSAAYKKWEKAAIAGVSLVADAAEHLERTAPDKEFEHDQGQKGLDSVENVLPHLPASLLHYVESSAHNNMKLKLQLFPIDDGTRRALEMDKHNPHLELTLSTRKKISSVLEHLNRKWGNSIVASGELMLFPYIVNRENLVGYQRWTQDSLVSAADVYLSIGSPPVFRLRYGWFSNANFASMTLGAPSTYSCLTDGGNEKGKAMDSVSTTEPSTGDQFLEDPSRDCPTSMNSNHASTPHSAGVSSETNEFIAIGPINNLVESFDPAANISWHRTETDDRTSTQQLEDVDGLRLSNVNVLSAGEWADSLTDVSIGDLLSELPHEADFNCVEPPIVQSNQCLQQIPFSCDSFDAAIAAHISRHQSKMGFVSSVTSHTSSIWDGEETCDAFAFQRNHSLRKEVTTSAVASPQVGKQMDRTSSITSGAFLEELPDFVGPMDYPTGEDRMYLSDSQVVNNQAKNFNGLTDIYWPDSLGLLDLDIPSSKYHTEDLILSDSLGGLNHLIASSLDAFQNCSFFGLNKKDSTSTVEARETTSFSDFKIGSGI; encoded by the exons ATGGAGCCACAAGTCTCCTTGGACTCTGAGCGACATCTTCATCGAAACAGTTCAATTCAGGTCGGAGATCCTGGTGTAACATCATCTACTCCAGATCGTGTTGAGCCACGGCAGCCAG AGAAAAGACCAACACGGCAATGGGCTGCTTGGACACATCAAGAAGAGGAAAGTTTCTTCAATGCACTACGACAAGTTGGCAAG AACTTTGAGAAAATTACTCGCCATGTTCAAAGTAAAAACAAGGATCAG GTCAGGCATTATTACTATCGTCTTGTGAGGCGTATGAACAAATTGCTGGGCCCAGGATTGTGCCTAGATgcaaaaaactcaaaagataCAAACGCTGCAATGCTCCGATg GTGGTCATTATTGGCAAAGTATAGTTGCAAAGCTTCAAAGCTCCATCTAAAACCGCGAAGGTTTAAGATATTTGTAGAAGCACTG GAAAACCAACTCTTGAAAGATCGAAGGAAGAATGTAAGGAAACGGTCTTCACAAGGGGAAAATGGCTCTCCAACAACTCCTAGCATTATCACAAATCAGAATAGAGCATCTGGGCATGATACTCGAACTGTTAAACTTGTTCTTGTTGATagtcaaaacatacaaaaattaGGTGGTGGAAAGGGATCATTGAAGCGCAATGTTAATTTGGGGGTTATCCGTAACAACAATAAAGGAGACTCAACTGCAATGAAACCTGCAAGGCAAAGGCGGAAACCAG CCTCATCAGCTGCATACAAAAAATGGGAAAAGGCTGCAATTGCTGGGGTTTCTTTGGTTGCTGATGCTGCCGAGCATTTGGAACGGACAGCCCCTGATAAAGAGTTTGAACATGACCAAG GGCAAAAGGGTCTTGATTCTGTTGAAAACGTTCTGCCCCATTTGCCTGCTTCTTTGCTTCATTATGTTGAAAGCAGTGCACACAATAATATGAAGCTTAAGCTCCAGTTGTTCCCAATTGATGATGGTACTCGTAGAGCCTTAGAAATG GATAAGCATAATCCACACCTGGAACTCACTCTTAGTACTCGGAAAAAGATATCATCAGTACTGGAACATCTAAATCGGAAATGGGGCAATTCTATTGTTGCATCTGGAGAGCTAATGCTTTTCCCTTACATAGTTAATAGAGAAAACCTGGTGGGTTATCAGAGATGGACACAGGACTCACTTGTCAGTGCAGCCGATGTATACCTTTCAATTGGCAGCCCTCCAGTGTTTCGATTGAG GTATGGCTGGTTTTCCAACGCCAACTTTGCTTCTATGACATTGGGAGCACCTTCAACGTATAGTTGCCTTACTGATGGAGGAAATGAGAAAGGGAAGGCTATGGATTCTGTATCCACAACTGAGCCATCAACTGGTGATCAGTTTCTTGAGGATCCCAGTAGGGATTGCCCGACTTCCATGAACAGTAATCATGCTTCTACACCTCATTCTGCTGGAGTGAGCAGTGAGACAAATGAGTTTATTGCCATAGGACCCATAAATAATCTTGTTGAGTCCTTTGATCCTGCAGCAAACATATCCTGGCATAGAACGGAGACTGATGATAGGACTAGCACACAACAGTTGGAAGATGTG GATGGCTTGCGATTGAGCAATGTAAATGTGCTGTCTGCTGGGGAGTGGGCTGATAGCCTTACTGATGTTAGCATTGGAGATCTACTATCAGAGTTGCCTCATGAAGCAGATTTTAACTGTGTTGAACCACCTATTGTTCAAAGCAATCAATGCCTTCAGCAGATCCCATTCAGCTGTGATTCATTTGATGCAGCAATTGCTGCACATATCTCAAGGCATCAAAGCAAAATGGGATTTGTTTCCTCAGTGACATCCCATACATCTTCAATCTGGGATGGTGAAGAAACATGTGATGCCTTTGCTTTTCAAAGGAATCATTCTCTCCGCAAGGAAGTTACTACATCTGCTGTTGCTTCTCCACAGGTTGGCAAACAGATGGACAGGACAAGCTCAATCACATCCGGTGCCTTTCTTGAG GAGTTACCTGATTTTGTGGGTCCTATGGATTATCCTACTGGTGAAGACCGTATGTATCTGTCTGATTCGCAAGTCGTGAACAACCAAGCGAAGAATTTCAATGGGCTAACAGATATCTATTGG